In Methanobrevibacter ruminantium, the following proteins share a genomic window:
- a CDS encoding helix-turn-helix domain-containing protein, with product MKENKEFALKVKSIRERQNMSIEELAEKSDVKLEVLQAMENGEIIPSLTPLTKMAKALGVRVGTFLDDTPQLGPVVVRGGKPNNVLYFSGREDVTNASNLEFHSLGAGKIDRNIDPYIIDITFEEDYKLSSHEGEEFIYVLEGEIEVEYGKDKFTVAAGDSIFYDSVVPHHLHSSGDKAKILAVLYTPY from the coding sequence ATGAAAGAAAACAAAGAATTTGCTTTAAAGGTAAAAAGCATTAGAGAAAGACAAAATATGAGCATTGAAGAACTTGCAGAAAAAAGTGACGTGAAATTAGAAGTTCTTCAAGCTATGGAAAATGGTGAAATCATTCCTTCCCTCACTCCATTAACCAAAATGGCAAAAGCTCTTGGAGTAAGAGTGGGAACCTTCCTTGACGACACACCACAGCTTGGACCTGTTGTAGTAAGAGGAGGAAAACCAAACAATGTATTATACTTCTCCGGAAGAGAAGATGTGACTAATGCAAGTAATTTAGAATTCCACTCATTAGGTGCAGGTAAAATCGACAGAAATATCGATCCATACATAATTGACATTACATTTGAAGAAGACTACAAGTTATCATCACACGAAGGAGAAGAGTTCATTTATGTATTAGAAGGCGAAATTGAAGTGGAATACGGTAAAGACAAGTTTACTGTAGCTGCAGGTGACAGCATATTCTATGATTCAGTTGTACCACATCATTTACACTCAAGTGGAGACAAAGCAAAAATATTAG